DNA from Granulicella arctica:
TGCATGACGGTATAAACGTAATTTCAACGAGTTACAGGGCCCGATCGGGAGCCTTAGGTAGCTGTAAGTCATTGAAAAAACATAGAGGGATTTTTTAGTCCGAGTCGAAGCCGGGTTGAAAAACCAACGATCCTAGGATTTTCAACCCGCCGAGAATTACTTTGGCGATTGCAAATGGAGGCGCTTTTGATCGGCGCTACTATTCGGGCTCAGAGAAGACGCGTTTTTCGGAAGCTGGTGCCAGCCAACGTCGAGAGGGCCCCGAGCGGTTGCTTCCGAGAAGCCGATTTGTCGGCATTGACGAGATGCCAACTTCCAGTTAGTACTCTGCACACAGATCCGAGGATTATCTAGCTCAGGGTGGTCCTACTTTTTCGTAAAGGCTTCGATTCTTTCAGTTTTTCCTCCGCGATCGCCGTCTTGGCCGACGAAAGATCGCGCGCCTCCTGGAAGGCCTTGACGATATGCTCACCCAAATCGATCGAACCGTCGTTGAACCAAGCCGCGACTCCATGGCTGAGTGTCGCCATGCCCATTTGAGCCGCAAGATTAGCCTGTGGAACTGTTAGGCCGCGCGCGCATAGCATCGATTCCACCGCGGCGATCAACGCTCTGGTCTTTGCCGCCGCGCGTTCCTGGAGTGCGGGGCTGCTGGCAATCACGTGTTGACGGGGCTCCGTGAACGGTCTGTTCTCAACGAACATATGCTTGACTGTGTTGAACGCGAAAAATAACGTATCCCACGGGCCCAATGCTTCAGGAGCATTCAGTACCGCAGTCGTTAGCGCCTCGATGAAAGCTGTATCACCATCGAAGAGCACCTCTCGCTTGTCCGGAAAGTGGCGAAAGAACGTCCGCTCCGTGACGCCTGCCTTGGCGGCGATCTCTGCCGCTGTCGTCTCCTCATATCCGTGCTCGCGGAACAACTCGAGCGCCGCCCACTGAAGACGCCTCCGTACTTCCTCCCCGTTTCTTGGCATAGATCTCCGCGTATTGTCAGTCACTGACGTTTTATGTAGCATCTGTCAGTGACTGACTTTATGTGTCAGACACTGACAATTCTAGCTCAGAGCTTGAATTGTATGACTGTTACCGCTCGCTGCGTCATGTATCGGCTCGACGGGCTTTACCGAAAGGAGAACCCTGTGACCAATCCCAAGCCAACCACAATGAAAGCACTTTACTTCGAAACCACTGGCAAGCCACTCGACGTACTTCGGTTGGGTAGCGTCGCGATCCCCAGTCCTGGAGCCAGTCAAGTCCGTGTCCGCGTCCATGCCTGCGCACTCAATCCAGCTGACTGGGCAGTGTGCGAAGGCTTC
Protein-coding regions in this window:
- a CDS encoding TetR/AcrR family transcriptional regulator, coding for MFREHGYEETTAAEIAAKAGVTERTFFRHFPDKREVLFDGDTAFIEALTTAVLNAPEALGPWDTLFFAFNTVKHMFVENRPFTEPRQHVIASSPALQERAAAKTRALIAAVESMLCARGLTVPQANLAAQMGMATLSHGVAAWFNDGSIDLGEHIVKAFQEARDLSSAKTAIAEEKLKESKPLRKSRTTLS